The Saccharomonospora cyanea NA-134 genome includes a region encoding these proteins:
- a CDS encoding M28 family peptidase, translating into MSESGAFAHLQALQRIADENGGNRASPSPGFAASVDYVVGALRRAGYDVETPNYVAQEHGGGRVMLPNVIAQTRTGDPGRVVVIGAHLDSVKNGPGIVDNGSGVATLLEIADRLGASPPVRNAVRFAFFGSEETGLEGSTGYVESLSTDDRRKIMLYLNVDMVASPNGGYMVQGGVGHDESASGPPGSATVGRVLADQLATTGVKAEITEFVGDDESPFVEAGIPSGGAENGDSAVKSQEQARNWGGQAGQVFDRCFHAACDRLDNVNRVVLDHYLHAIAGTVAHFATLNEELSE; encoded by the coding sequence GTGAGCGAAAGCGGAGCGTTCGCCCACCTTCAGGCATTGCAGAGAATCGCCGACGAGAACGGCGGCAATCGAGCTTCCCCCAGCCCCGGGTTCGCGGCGAGCGTCGACTACGTCGTCGGCGCTCTGCGTCGCGCCGGTTACGACGTGGAAACCCCGAACTATGTGGCCCAGGAGCATGGTGGAGGGCGGGTGATGCTACCGAACGTCATCGCGCAGACCCGCACCGGAGATCCAGGACGCGTGGTAGTGATCGGGGCGCATCTGGATTCGGTGAAGAACGGCCCGGGTATCGTCGACAACGGTTCTGGCGTGGCTACGCTGCTGGAAATCGCGGACCGCCTCGGTGCTTCTCCTCCCGTGCGTAACGCTGTCAGGTTCGCCTTCTTCGGTTCCGAGGAGACCGGCTTGGAGGGCTCGACGGGATACGTGGAGAGCCTTTCGACCGACGATCGCCGCAAGATCATGCTTTATCTGAACGTGGACATGGTGGCCTCCCCGAACGGCGGTTACATGGTGCAGGGCGGTGTGGGGCACGACGAGTCGGCATCGGGACCTCCCGGTTCCGCAACGGTTGGACGCGTCCTCGCCGATCAGCTGGCGACAACGGGAGTGAAGGCGGAGATCACCGAGTTCGTCGGAGACGACGAGTCGCCGTTCGTCGAGGCAGGTATCCCCTCCGGAGGTGCCGAGAACGGTGACAGCGCGGTGAAGAGCCAGGAGCAGGCTCGGAACTGGGGTGGTCAGGCGGGCCAGGTGTTCGACCGGTGCTTCCACGCAGCCTGCGATCGCTTGGACAACGTCAACCGTGTCGTGCTGGACCACTATCTACACGCGATCGCCGGGACGGTCGCACATTTCGCGACCTTGAACGAAGAACTCTCCGAGTGA
- a CDS encoding MFS transporter has translation MSALVSHRRGLWLVFFLNGAVLSSWAPRIPAVKEELALSDSALGLALWGIALGSVPTLLLTARLLRRVSARTLCRVSALVFAAGLPLIAAAENLVTLTLTLVLLGAASGMLDIAMNAAALGLERAWQVTLLPGLHGGYSLGMLCGAGMGALAAGSLSVAEHFGLVTAVLLGVLALAWSRLAMADPDTGQSTSSLDSHRRWRPSWALVAFALCALLTEGLIIDWSAVLLRQELGATATVAGLGVTIFSAAMTLSRALGNKLVTLTTPAGVARGGAAMVTVALLAGLLQPHPEVLLGALVLVGLGCGPLFPLAISTAARNTTVPLGTVTASLTAWGYLAYLGGPPLAGTVADHLGLSTALLILGGTAAATMLVVSIVGVSWTTPHTTNPPESTVPPEIPDREN, from the coding sequence GTGTCTGCCCTGGTGTCGCACCGCCGTGGCTTGTGGCTTGTCTTCTTTCTCAACGGCGCTGTGTTGTCGAGTTGGGCGCCGCGCATCCCGGCGGTCAAAGAAGAACTTGCTCTGTCCGATTCCGCTCTCGGCCTGGCGCTGTGGGGGATCGCGCTCGGATCGGTGCCGACGCTGCTGCTGACCGCGCGCCTGCTGCGTCGGGTGTCCGCCCGCACGCTGTGCCGGGTCTCGGCGCTGGTGTTCGCGGCCGGGCTGCCCCTGATCGCCGCTGCGGAGAACCTGGTCACGCTGACGCTGACGCTGGTGCTGCTGGGGGCGGCCAGCGGCATGCTCGATATAGCGATGAACGCGGCCGCGCTCGGACTGGAACGTGCCTGGCAGGTCACCCTGCTGCCCGGATTGCACGGCGGCTACAGCCTGGGGATGCTCTGCGGCGCCGGGATGGGGGCTCTGGCGGCCGGCTCGTTGTCGGTGGCCGAGCATTTCGGTCTCGTCACGGCCGTGTTGCTGGGCGTGCTGGCCCTGGCCTGGTCCCGGTTAGCCATGGCCGACCCCGATACGGGGCAGTCGACGTCCTCGCTTGACTCTCACCGGCGGTGGCGCCCGTCGTGGGCGCTGGTCGCCTTCGCGCTGTGCGCTCTGCTGACCGAGGGGCTGATCATCGACTGGTCGGCTGTGCTACTGCGTCAGGAACTCGGCGCCACGGCCACGGTGGCCGGGTTGGGGGTCACGATCTTCAGCGCGGCTATGACGTTGTCGCGGGCCCTCGGCAACAAGCTGGTCACCCTCACCACACCGGCTGGGGTGGCCCGCGGGGGTGCCGCCATGGTCACCGTCGCGTTGCTGGCCGGGCTGCTCCAGCCCCACCCGGAAGTGCTTCTCGGGGCGTTGGTTCTCGTCGGGCTGGGCTGCGGCCCGTTGTTCCCACTGGCCATCAGCACCGCCGCACGCAACACGACGGTGCCCCTCGGCACCGTCACGGCCTCGCTGACCGCGTGGGGCTATCTCGCCTACCTCGGTGGCCCACCCTTGGCCGGCACCGTGGCCGACCACCTCGGGCTGTCCACAGCGCTGCTGATCCTCGGCGGAACAGCAGCAGCCACGATGCTCGTCGTCAGCATCGTGGGCGTGTCCTGGACTACCCCACACACCACGAACCCGCCCGAATCCACTGTCCCACCGGAGATACCAGACAGAGAAAACTGA
- a CDS encoding DJ-1/PfpI family protein, which produces MKTIAFVTYPGLTALDLVGPLQVLDPLSAFRPDEYRTVVVGEHTDPMPSDNAALRVAASHTFEEVPDPFAVVVPGGMVSTIEAMSDEKLLAYLRRAGETAETLASVCTGSLVLGAAGLLEDREATTHWAFLDLLEAFGAKPVAKRWVADGRAFTAAGVAAGIDAALHLVATLAGEDVARQVQFGIEYDPQPPFGPLNWEDAPRDMWQAWRATTLKEGTADAPELARRLGVTSA; this is translated from the coding sequence ATGAAGACGATCGCGTTCGTGACGTATCCCGGCCTCACAGCACTCGACCTGGTGGGGCCACTCCAGGTGCTGGACCCGCTGTCGGCGTTCCGGCCCGACGAGTACCGGACCGTGGTCGTGGGAGAACACACCGATCCGATGCCGTCGGACAACGCCGCGTTGCGCGTCGCGGCGAGTCACACGTTCGAGGAGGTGCCGGACCCGTTCGCCGTCGTGGTTCCGGGCGGCATGGTGTCGACGATCGAGGCGATGTCGGACGAGAAGCTGCTCGCCTACCTGCGACGGGCGGGGGAGACGGCGGAGACACTGGCGTCGGTGTGCACGGGTTCGCTCGTCCTGGGCGCGGCGGGACTGCTGGAGGATCGCGAGGCGACGACCCACTGGGCGTTCCTCGACCTGCTGGAGGCGTTCGGGGCGAAGCCCGTGGCGAAGCGCTGGGTGGCCGACGGCCGAGCGTTCACGGCGGCGGGCGTGGCGGCGGGCATCGACGCCGCCCTGCACCTGGTCGCCACCCTGGCCGGTGAGGACGTGGCGCGGCAGGTGCAGTTCGGCATCGAGTACGACCCCCAGCCGCCGTTCGGCCCCCTGAACTGGGAAGACGCGCCCCGCGACATGTGGCAGGCCTGGCGTGCCACGACGCTGAAGGAGGGCACCGCCGACGCCCCGGAGCTGGCGCGCCGCCTCGGCGTGACCAGCGCGTGA
- a CDS encoding GlxA family transcriptional regulator: MRRVVLVAYDNAQLLDVSCTSDVFDGANRLGVTPGYEVTLATVGGRAVRCSGGLTLAAHARLDQVRGPVDTVLVAGGFGHEDAAGDTRLITHVRRLAAEARRVASVCTGATVLAAAGLLRGRRATTHWGWAARLAARHPDVTVDPAPLFVRDGNVYTSAGVTSALDLSLALVEEDHGASVARDIARYLVVYLQRPGNQAQMSMFLTTPPPDHEPLRDLVSYICAHPADDLGTEALAARTGVSARHLTRLFTTHLGASPSRYVRTVRVEAAARLLSTSDLPLASVARRCGFGSAHTLRQAFVAHYDTSPSTYRRMLRGGGPHDRASIGMRPPATTAST, encoded by the coding sequence GTGCGCCGCGTCGTCCTCGTCGCCTACGACAACGCCCAGCTGCTCGACGTCTCCTGCACCTCGGACGTCTTCGACGGCGCCAATCGGCTGGGCGTCACCCCCGGCTACGAGGTCACCCTCGCCACCGTCGGCGGTCGAGCGGTGCGCTGTTCCGGCGGTCTCACGCTCGCCGCCCACGCACGGCTCGACCAGGTGCGGGGTCCCGTCGACACCGTGCTGGTGGCGGGCGGGTTCGGCCACGAGGACGCGGCCGGCGACACCCGGCTCATCACGCACGTGCGCAGGCTCGCCGCCGAGGCCCGGCGCGTCGCGTCGGTGTGCACGGGGGCGACGGTGCTCGCCGCCGCCGGGCTGCTGCGGGGGCGACGCGCCACCACCCACTGGGGCTGGGCCGCCCGGCTCGCGGCACGCCACCCCGACGTGACCGTGGACCCCGCGCCGCTGTTCGTCAGGGACGGCAACGTCTACACCTCGGCGGGTGTCACGAGTGCCCTGGACCTCTCCCTCGCCCTCGTGGAGGAGGACCACGGCGCCTCCGTGGCCCGCGACATCGCCCGCTACCTCGTCGTCTACCTGCAACGGCCGGGGAACCAGGCCCAGATGAGCATGTTCCTCACCACGCCACCACCCGACCACGAGCCGCTGCGCGACCTCGTGTCGTACATCTGCGCGCACCCCGCGGACGACCTCGGCACCGAGGCGCTCGCCGCCCGCACCGGGGTGAGCGCTCGGCACCTGACGCGCCTGTTCACCACCCACCTCGGGGCCTCGCCCAGCCGTTACGTGCGGACGGTGCGGGTGGAGGCGGCGGCCCGCCTGCTGTCCACGAGCGACCTCCCGCTGGCCTCGGTGGCACGGCGCTGCGGCTTCGGCTCCGCGCACACCCTGCGGCAGGCGTTCGTCGCGCACTACGACACCTCACCCTCGACCTACCGCCGCATGCTTCGCGGCGGCGGGCCTCACGACCGGGCGAGCATCGGGATGCGTCCCCCCGCGACGACGGCCTCCACCTGA
- a CDS encoding aconitate hydratase, with protein MGRTVAQKLIADHLVDGRMEPGEEISLRIDQTLTQDATGTLVMQELEALGLDRARTEVSVQYVDHNLLQTDEKNAEDHAFLRSACRRYGIWYSKAGNGVSHPTHMQRFGVPGKSMVGSDSHTPASGALGMLAMGVGGLEAALAIAGEPVYVRMPEIWGVRLTGELPPWTSAKDVILEMLRRHSVKGGLNRIIEYHGPGVSTLSAMDRHVIANMGAELGATTTVFPSDAAVYEFLRTEGREDDYREIVADPDATYDVTDEIDLSTIEPLIARPSSPDNVVPVSEVEGTEVGQVVIGSSANPGLRDFAIAAYLVRGRQASDAVSFDVNPTSREILADLTKMGGTFDLISAGARIHQAGCMGCIGMGQAPAVGHNSLRTFPRNFPGRSGTREDSVWLCSPETAAASALTGVITDPRKLADKLGLDYPDLPLPARASVNTDMLLPPLPPEQARREKLVKGPNISALPDMPPLPDDAEAPVLLKVGDNISTDEISPAGARALPFRSNVPQLATFTFDQVDPTYPRRASDCADTGHFVVGGDNYGQGSSREHAAITPRYLGLKAVIAKSFARIHWQNLANFGILALEFTDPADYDRVEQGDVLSLHGLRERLTNHSDITIRNETKDEDYRLRHRLSPRQVEAVVAGGRIPMLARS; from the coding sequence ATGGGTAGGACGGTGGCGCAGAAACTCATCGCCGACCATCTGGTCGACGGCCGGATGGAACCGGGGGAGGAGATCTCCTTGCGGATCGACCAGACGCTGACCCAGGACGCCACGGGCACGCTCGTGATGCAGGAACTGGAGGCGCTCGGTCTCGACCGCGCGCGCACGGAGGTCAGCGTCCAGTACGTCGACCACAACCTCCTGCAGACCGACGAGAAGAACGCCGAGGACCACGCCTTCCTCCGCTCGGCCTGCCGCCGCTACGGCATCTGGTACTCGAAGGCGGGCAACGGCGTGTCCCACCCCACGCACATGCAGCGGTTCGGCGTCCCCGGCAAGAGCATGGTGGGCTCCGACTCACACACCCCCGCGTCGGGTGCGCTGGGGATGCTGGCGATGGGCGTGGGCGGGCTCGAAGCGGCCCTGGCCATCGCGGGCGAACCGGTGTACGTGCGCATGCCGGAGATCTGGGGCGTGCGGCTGACCGGTGAGCTGCCGCCGTGGACGTCGGCGAAGGACGTCATCCTGGAGATGCTGCGCAGACACAGCGTCAAGGGTGGTCTCAACCGGATCATCGAGTACCACGGTCCGGGGGTGTCGACCCTGTCGGCGATGGACCGGCATGTGATCGCCAACATGGGGGCCGAACTGGGGGCGACCACGACGGTGTTCCCGTCCGACGCCGCCGTGTACGAGTTCCTGCGCACGGAGGGCCGCGAGGACGACTACCGGGAGATCGTCGCCGACCCCGACGCCACCTACGACGTCACCGACGAGATCGACCTGTCGACGATCGAGCCGCTGATCGCGAGACCGTCCTCACCGGACAACGTGGTGCCCGTGAGCGAGGTCGAGGGCACGGAGGTCGGGCAGGTCGTCATCGGTTCGTCGGCCAACCCCGGACTGCGGGACTTCGCCATCGCCGCCTACCTCGTGCGCGGGCGGCAGGCCAGTGACGCGGTGAGCTTCGACGTCAACCCGACCTCGCGCGAGATCCTGGCCGACCTCACGAAGATGGGCGGCACGTTCGACCTGATCTCGGCGGGCGCCCGCATCCACCAGGCCGGTTGCATGGGCTGCATCGGCATGGGACAGGCACCCGCGGTAGGGCACAACTCCCTGCGTACCTTTCCCCGCAACTTCCCGGGGCGCAGCGGGACACGGGAGGACTCCGTCTGGCTCTGCTCACCCGAGACGGCCGCGGCCTCCGCGCTCACCGGAGTCATCACCGACCCGAGGAAGCTCGCCGACAAGCTCGGTCTCGACTACCCCGACCTGCCGTTGCCCGCGCGGGCGTCGGTGAACACCGACATGCTCCTGCCACCCCTGCCGCCCGAACAGGCGCGCCGGGAGAAACTGGTGAAGGGGCCGAACATCTCGGCGCTGCCGGACATGCCCCCGCTGCCGGACGACGCCGAAGCGCCCGTGCTGCTCAAGGTCGGCGACAACATCTCCACGGACGAGATCTCACCGGCCGGTGCGAGGGCGCTGCCGTTCCGTTCGAACGTGCCGCAACTGGCGACGTTCACCTTCGACCAGGTCGACCCCACGTACCCGCGCAGGGCGAGCGACTGCGCGGACACGGGCCACTTCGTGGTGGGCGGCGACAACTACGGGCAGGGCTCCTCCCGTGAACACGCGGCCATCACGCCGAGGTATCTGGGGCTGAAGGCCGTGATCGCCAAGTCGTTCGCGCGCATCCACTGGCAGAACCTGGCCAACTTCGGCATCCTCGCGCTGGAGTTCACCGACCCGGCCGACTACGACCGCGTCGAACAGGGGGACGTGCTCAGCCTGCACGGACTGCGCGAGCGGCTCACCAACCACAGCGACATCACGATCCGCAACGAGACCAAGGACGAGGACTACCGCCTGCGTCACCGGCTGTCGCCGCGTCAGGTGGAGGCCGTCGTCGCGGGGGGACGCATCCCGATGCTCGCCCGGTCGTGA
- a CDS encoding fluoride efflux transporter FluC: MAVVLRDYRGDVLLAVAAGGALGSLTRYGLAELLPHPPGGFAVATLVTNVLGCLGLGTLMAFVEHGRPSRLVRPFLGIGFFGGFTTVSTFALDTVEAVLDGHVGVAVAYVGGSLAASLPAVAAGLVGTDRLLRRFARGGES, encoded by the coding sequence ATGGCGGTCGTGTTGCGCGACTACCGAGGGGACGTGCTGCTCGCCGTCGCGGCGGGCGGCGCACTCGGCAGCCTCACCCGCTACGGGCTGGCCGAGCTGCTTCCCCACCCTCCCGGCGGGTTCGCCGTGGCCACCCTGGTGACGAACGTGCTCGGGTGTCTGGGTCTCGGCACGCTGATGGCGTTCGTCGAGCACGGCAGGCCTTCCCGGCTGGTGCGGCCGTTCCTCGGCATCGGGTTCTTCGGGGGGTTCACGACGGTGTCGACGTTCGCGCTCGACACGGTGGAGGCGGTGCTGGACGGGCACGTCGGCGTGGCCGTGGCGTACGTCGGTGGGTCCCTGGCGGCGTCCCTGCCGGCCGTGGCCGCCGGACTGGTGGGCACCGATCGGCTGCTGCGGCGGTTCGCCCGAGGAGGTGAATCGTGA
- the crcB gene encoding fluoride efflux transporter CrcB: MTVVLVMLGGAVGATLRYLLDTLVRRRQSSRFPWSTLVVNVLGSVVLGMLTGAALPGAAGSASDAALGVGLCGALTTFSTFGYETVRLFLDGAHRTAVANVVVTTAASLSAAAGGVAVGGLLG; the protein is encoded by the coding sequence GTGACGGTGGTTCTGGTCATGCTGGGCGGGGCGGTGGGCGCCACGCTGCGTTACCTGCTCGACACGCTGGTGCGCCGCAGGCAGAGCTCACGCTTTCCGTGGAGCACGCTCGTCGTGAACGTCCTCGGCAGCGTCGTGCTCGGCATGCTCACCGGCGCGGCGCTGCCCGGAGCGGCCGGGAGTGCGAGCGACGCGGCTCTCGGCGTGGGACTGTGCGGCGCGCTCACCACGTTCTCCACCTTCGGCTACGAGACGGTGCGGTTGTTCCTGGACGGCGCGCACCGGACGGCCGTGGCGAACGTGGTCGTGACGACGGCGGCGAGCCTCTCGGCAGCCGCGGGCGGAGTCGCGGTCGGAGGGCTCCTCGGCTGA
- a CDS encoding VOC family protein has protein sequence MTSIKQFQVTFDCAEPERLARFWCEVLGYVVPPPPEGFATWDDFDRSLPPERQGSSFFCVDPSGVGPRLYFQRVPEDKVVKNRVHLCVRVGTGLVGEERLAALEAECARLVPLGAVRVRLLRADGVNESCLVMQDIEGNEFCLD, from the coding sequence ATGACGTCGATCAAGCAGTTCCAGGTCACCTTCGACTGCGCGGAACCCGAGCGCCTCGCCCGGTTCTGGTGCGAGGTGCTCGGATACGTCGTGCCGCCACCGCCGGAGGGGTTCGCCACCTGGGACGATTTCGATCGCTCGCTGCCGCCTGAGCGTCAGGGTTCGTCGTTCTTCTGCGTCGATCCCTCGGGTGTGGGCCCGCGACTGTACTTCCAGCGCGTTCCCGAGGACAAGGTCGTCAAGAACCGGGTGCATCTCTGCGTGCGGGTCGGCACCGGGCTCGTGGGCGAGGAACGCCTCGCCGCACTCGAGGCCGAGTGCGCGCGGCTGGTCCCGCTCGGCGCGGTCCGCGTGCGACTCCTGCGTGCCGATGGCGTCAACGAGTCGTGCCTCGTGATGCAGGACATCGAGGGCAACGAGTTCTGTCTCGACTGA
- a CDS encoding GNAT family N-acetyltransferase — protein MAIVLGKPGVDGLSEAVGVLREWQHDGAPWQLHPGDLGWFHRFGAEATAAAVRTWSRDGRILAVGLLDGPGLVRLTIAPDARRDEELARRLAGDLTEPERGVLGEGRVAVESPVGALVQDLLSEHGWHFDEPWTPLRRDLREPVKDPGVRVEMIGPEQASVWTAVLRASFEGSTFTDERWHAMAAGPPYADARCLAAYDDQGDAVAVVTVWSAGPGKPGLLEPMGVHRDHRGHGYGKAITLAAAAALRELGSSSAIVYTPSSNVGAVATYESAGFQRLPEVRDQCRDG, from the coding sequence ATGGCGATCGTGCTGGGCAAGCCGGGGGTCGACGGGCTGAGCGAGGCTGTGGGTGTACTGCGGGAGTGGCAGCACGACGGGGCTCCGTGGCAACTGCATCCGGGAGATCTGGGGTGGTTCCACCGGTTCGGTGCGGAGGCGACGGCCGCGGCGGTCCGGACGTGGAGCCGGGACGGCCGGATCCTCGCCGTCGGGTTGCTGGATGGTCCCGGGCTGGTGCGGCTGACGATCGCGCCGGACGCCCGTCGGGACGAGGAGTTGGCGCGGCGGCTGGCAGGGGACCTGACCGAGCCGGAGCGCGGCGTGCTGGGCGAGGGGAGGGTGGCGGTCGAGTCCCCGGTGGGTGCCCTGGTCCAGGACCTGCTGTCCGAGCACGGCTGGCACTTCGACGAGCCGTGGACGCCGCTGCGCCGCGACCTCAGGGAGCCGGTGAAGGACCCGGGCGTGCGGGTCGAGATGATCGGACCGGAGCAGGCCTCGGTGTGGACGGCCGTGCTGCGGGCATCGTTCGAGGGGTCGACGTTCACGGACGAGCGCTGGCACGCGATGGCGGCCGGACCGCCGTACGCCGACGCCCGGTGCCTGGCCGCGTACGACGACCAGGGCGACGCGGTGGCGGTGGTGACGGTGTGGTCGGCCGGTCCGGGGAAGCCCGGGTTGCTGGAGCCGATGGGTGTGCACCGGGACCATCGAGGGCACGGCTACGGCAAGGCGATCACCCTCGCTGCGGCGGCCGCACTCCGGGAGCTGGGTTCGTCGAGCGCGATCGTGTACACCCCGAGCTCCAACGTCGGCGCCGTCGCCACCTACGAGTCGGCAGGCTTCCAGCGGCTCCCCGAGGTCCGGGACCAGTGCCGGGACGGCTAG
- a CDS encoding putative immunity protein, producing the protein MTGVDRSPTLELSMAELREVTGYAVACAEPALAIFEREHPEDRRPRAAVDAARAFAEGARRTKVIRDTAWAAHRAFQQTRDAGQTAASDAARAAVAAASAAFLHPLAKATQVLHILGSAAHAARAFEFDAGEDHHVGADYIEKARALAGPVVVSVLTRYPNAPGGRGRVGELLRSLDTSLRQGGEVSPQVVPD; encoded by the coding sequence ATGACCGGAGTGGACAGAAGTCCGACGCTGGAACTGAGCATGGCCGAGTTGCGCGAGGTCACGGGTTACGCCGTGGCCTGCGCGGAACCCGCACTGGCGATCTTCGAGCGGGAACACCCCGAGGATCGGCGCCCACGGGCCGCGGTCGACGCCGCGCGGGCGTTCGCGGAGGGAGCCAGGCGGACCAAGGTGATCCGTGACACCGCGTGGGCGGCGCACCGGGCGTTTCAACAGACCCGCGACGCGGGACAGACCGCGGCGAGCGACGCCGCGCGCGCTGCCGTCGCCGCGGCCAGTGCGGCGTTCCTCCATCCGCTGGCGAAAGCCACACAGGTGCTGCACATCCTCGGCTCCGCCGCCCACGCGGCTCGAGCGTTCGAGTTCGATGCCGGCGAGGACCACCACGTCGGTGCCGACTACATCGAGAAGGCACGGGCTCTGGCCGGCCCCGTCGTGGTGAGCGTCCTGACGCGCTACCCGAACGCCCCGGGTGGTCGCGGCCGTGTGGGAGAGCTGTTGCGGAGCCTGGACACGTCGTTGCGGCAGGGAGGCGAAGTGAGTCCTCAGGTCGTGCCCGACTGA
- a CDS encoding glycoside hydrolase family 31 protein — MIESRNGGQVLEVRVRHEVLRIEPWGPDSLRVRVGQHRIVEDVPGALVEPKPAQPTVWVGEASGRITNGALTAVVEKVPTDTGVVALVRFERSDTGEELLAEQQAHFWWPGARVFQAHGGGYARLEQRFAAYDGERLFGLGQHSHGRLDQKGMVLDLVQRNAEVSIPFLVSSRGYGLLWNMPGVGRVELAENGTRWVADSARQIDYWVTTGDGPADVLAHYADATGHPPVLPEWATGFWQSKLRYRNQEELLEVAREHRRRGLPLSVIVVDFFHWTHLGDWRFDPADWPDPEAMIAELDELGVKLLVSVWPSVSPLSENYPTMRDAGLLVGTERGVPLHAPWHDKGMGAEMPVAFYDPTEPAAREFVWKTAKRNYFDLGIRAFWLDGCEPELQPGHPHNLSFAAGPGTEVACLYPRENARTFFEGARVEGEDVVLLCRSAWAGSQRYGAAVWSGDIPPTWESLRAQVRAGLNIALSGIPWWTTDIGGFHGGDPDSPEYRELLVRWFSYGAFCPLFRLHGVREPRMPFGPDMTGGPNEVWSYGEEVLEHLTRTLALRERLRPYLAEQMRVAHETGVPPMRPLFVDHPSDARTWEVDDQFLLGPDVLVAPVLEAGARSREVYLPEGAAWTDAWTGKEHEGGTTVRADAPLDRIPVFLRDGAPVPVAG, encoded by the coding sequence ATGATCGAAAGCCGGAACGGTGGGCAGGTACTCGAGGTCCGGGTGCGTCACGAGGTCCTGCGGATCGAGCCGTGGGGACCCGACAGCCTGCGGGTGCGCGTCGGGCAGCACCGGATCGTCGAGGACGTGCCTGGAGCGCTCGTCGAGCCGAAGCCCGCCCAGCCCACCGTGTGGGTCGGGGAGGCGTCGGGACGTATCACCAACGGCGCGCTGACGGCCGTGGTCGAGAAGGTGCCCACCGACACCGGTGTCGTCGCGTTGGTGCGGTTCGAACGCAGCGACACCGGGGAGGAACTGCTCGCCGAGCAGCAGGCCCACTTCTGGTGGCCGGGTGCGCGCGTGTTCCAGGCCCACGGCGGTGGCTACGCGCGGCTGGAGCAGCGGTTCGCCGCCTACGACGGTGAGCGTCTCTTCGGGCTGGGCCAGCACTCCCACGGCAGGCTCGACCAGAAGGGCATGGTGCTCGACCTCGTGCAGCGCAACGCCGAGGTGTCGATCCCGTTCCTCGTGTCCAGCCGAGGCTACGGCCTGCTGTGGAACATGCCCGGAGTGGGCCGGGTCGAGTTGGCCGAGAACGGCACCCGGTGGGTCGCCGACAGCGCTCGCCAGATCGACTACTGGGTCACGACGGGTGACGGGCCCGCCGACGTGCTCGCGCACTACGCCGACGCCACGGGCCACCCGCCCGTGCTGCCGGAGTGGGCCACCGGCTTCTGGCAGTCGAAACTGCGCTACCGAAACCAGGAGGAGCTGCTGGAGGTGGCCAGGGAACACCGGCGCAGGGGGTTGCCGCTGTCGGTGATCGTGGTCGACTTCTTCCACTGGACCCACCTCGGCGACTGGCGCTTCGACCCCGCCGACTGGCCCGACCCCGAGGCCATGATCGCCGAACTCGACGAGCTCGGGGTGAAGCTGCTGGTGTCGGTGTGGCCGTCGGTCAGCCCCCTGAGCGAGAACTACCCGACGATGCGGGACGCTGGGTTGCTCGTCGGCACCGAACGCGGCGTGCCCCTGCACGCGCCGTGGCACGACAAGGGCATGGGCGCGGAGATGCCCGTCGCGTTCTACGACCCCACCGAGCCCGCCGCCCGCGAGTTCGTGTGGAAGACCGCCAAGCGGAACTACTTCGACCTCGGGATCCGGGCGTTCTGGCTGGACGGCTGCGAACCCGAGCTGCAGCCGGGACACCCGCACAACCTCAGTTTCGCGGCCGGACCGGGCACCGAGGTGGCGTGCCTGTATCCGAGGGAGAACGCCCGCACGTTCTTCGAGGGGGCGCGCGTCGAGGGCGAGGACGTGGTGCTGCTGTGCCGATCGGCGTGGGCGGGCAGCCAGCGTTACGGCGCGGCCGTCTGGTCCGGCGATATCCCACCGACGTGGGAGTCACTGCGGGCCCAGGTGCGCGCGGGGCTGAACATCGCGTTGTCCGGCATCCCGTGGTGGACCACCGACATCGGTGGGTTCCACGGTGGCGATCCGGACTCGCCGGAGTACCGGGAACTGCTCGTGCGGTGGTTCTCCTACGGTGCCTTCTGTCCGCTGTTCCGCCTGCACGGGGTGCGTGAGCCTCGCATGCCGTTCGGCCCCGACATGACCGGCGGGCCGAACGAGGTGTGGTCGTACGGCGAGGAGGTGCTGGAGCACCTCACCCGCACGTTGGCCCTGCGGGAGCGGCTGCGGCCGTACCTCGCGGAGCAGATGCGCGTGGCACACGAGACCGGGGTGCCGCCGATGCGGCCGTTGTTCGTGGACCACCCGAGCGACGCGCGGACGTGGGAGGTCGACGACCAGTTCCTGCTCGGCCCCGACGTGCTGGTGGCTCCCGTGCTGGAGGCGGGCGCCCGCTCCAGGGAGGTGTACCTGCCGGAGGGGGCGGCCTGGACCGACGCCTGGACGGGGAAGGAGCACGAGGGCGGCACCACGGTGCGGGCCGACGCGCCTCTCGACCGCATCCCGGTCTTTCTGCGCGACGGTGCCCCGGTCCCGGTGGCCGGCTGA